In Vespula vulgaris chromosome 10, iyVesVulg1.1, whole genome shotgun sequence, the following are encoded in one genomic region:
- the LOC127066924 gene encoding uncharacterized protein LOC127066924 — MTMQNKSTQSGIEVGKSVMIIERKKKLSIPKDLNLITCWNIMGPELAEEFEEGYTHIPYILDTNAYKIGYIFVPIESMIECLCVTEEIVKVLGPLDNFVVKSKTNEKFLDLENNLSKRQPDSPNLRMVLSNKKREIIFTGYDCQFLDISVDMIAEGNIMIDRSLNAGKYEIYRSTRALSFARSISNVHRVDLAEAKWFGLITGVFTTKSFELYTAREVKTRTTYIGDDTHTVLFKYEICEINEEGLVTRTSYKRITIRWTSIMKEPQDLLPIPQFVSGNSNDTE; from the exons ATGACGATGCAGAACAAATCGACGCAAAGTGGGATCGAAGTGGGCAAGAGCGTAATGatcatagagagaaaaaagaaattgtctaTTCCGAAAGATCTTAATTTGATCACTTGTTGGAATATCATGGGACCGGAATTGGCCGAAGAATTCGAAGAAGGTTACACGCATATCCCGTACATCCTCGATACGAATGCATACAAAATCGGATATATTTTCGTGCCGATCGAGTCAATG ATCGAGTGCCTTTGCGTAACCGAGGAGATCGTCAAAGTTCTCGGTCCTCTCGACAATTTCGTCGTAAAAagcaaaacgaacgaaaaattttTGGATCTTGAAAACAACCTTTCGAAGAGGCAACCTGACTCGCCGAATTTACGg ATGGTACTgtccaataaaaaaagagagatcatATTCACTGGATACGACTGTCAATTTCTAGATATATCCGTAGACATGATCGCCGAGGGTAAtataatgatcgatcgatctttgaaCGCAGGCAAGTAcgagatttatcgatcgactcGAGCTCTTTCCTTTGCTCGATCTATTTCTAATGTTCATCGTGTAGATCTAGCCGAGGCAAAGTGGTTCGGTCTGATCACGGGCGTATTCACCACGAAAAGCTTCGAACTCTATACCGCGAGAGAAGTGAAGACGAGAACGACGTATATCGGCGACGATACGCACACCGTGCTCTTCAAATACGAGATTTGCGAGATAAACGAGGAGGGACTCGTAACGAGGACG TCGTACAAAAGGATAACGATAAGATGGACCTCGATAATGAAGGAACCGCAAGACTTGCTTCCCATTCCGCAATTCGTCTCTGGCAATTCAAATGACACTGAGTAA